The genomic stretch TAATTTTCATAATATGTTTTAAATGATTCCAATGATTTAAATTGACCTTGACCAGGACTGTGATCCATTAAAGATAGCATTTTTACCATTGCATTTTTAATCACTTCTTTAATAGGTTCAACCGCTTCTTCTGAACTAAGCTCAAATCTTGCATGTACAAAATTATCAACACCTAAATGTTTTTTATTTGCCTTATTTATTTCTTTTATTTGTTCAATTGCTAAATCAATACTTCTTTTCTTTTTAGGATTATCTTCAAAACCAATAGCATGAAACATTGTAGTAATTCCTGCCATTGATAGTTTTTTATCTAATTCAGCAATAGCTAGAGAAACAGGGAAAGTAGCACCATGTCTGGGTTCTATTTCTTTTTCAATTGCATCTGAATGTAAATCTACAATTCCTGGAGCTATTTTTTTATCTCCTAAATCAATTGCCACTTCATTTTCTTTATATTTATCAATTCTTTTTATAAATTCACCTTGAATTACTATATCAGCAGGAACAAACTCTTCATTTATTAATACATTTTTACTTCTTAAAATTGTTTCCATTTTACTTTACTCTCTCTAATTCATAAATTCTATCACTAATAATTTTCATTGCTTCAAGGTCATGGAAAATACCAACCATTGCGACACCTTGTTTTTTTAAATCTTTTAATTTTTCTACAACTTTCATCGTATTTGTTTTATCTAATGATGCAGTTGGTTCATCTAATAAAAGTAATGATTTTGGTGCAATAATACCTTTTGCAATATTTACACGTTGTTGCTCTCCACCTGAAAAAGTCAATGGTGATAAATCAAAAAGTTCCTCTCTTATTGATAAATATGATAGTAGATCTTTTGCTTTTTCTCTTGATGATATTTCACTCTCACCTTTAAAGATAAGTTGTTCAGATACAACATCAACTGCACTTACTCTTGGTAAAATTTGTAAGAATTGAGAAACATATCCAATTTCTGATTTTCTTAAATTTAATATCTCACTTTCACTTGCATTTGAAATATCAATATTACTTCTATCATCTCTTGTAAAAATGATACTTCCTGATGTTGTAGTATATGTTCGATATAAAGTTTTTAAAATAGATGATTTTCCTGCACCACTTGGTCCAAATAAAGATAAAAACTCTCCATTTTTAACAGTTAAATTAATATTTTCAAAACCTTTTACTTCAATACTTCCTCTTGTGTGTACTTTAAAAGTTTTATTTAAATCTTTTACTTCTAATCTAATCATCTTTTACCCTTATAATATTGAAGACACAAGTAGTTGTGTATATGAATGTTGTGGATCTTCTAAAACTTGATCTGTTAATCCACGTTCAACTATTTGACCATTTTTCATTACAACTGTAATGTCTGT from Poseidonibacter antarcticus encodes the following:
- the phnL gene encoding phosphonate C-P lyase system protein PhnL, giving the protein MIRLEVKDLNKTFKVHTRGSIEVKGFENINLTVKNGEFLSLFGPSGAGKSSILKTLYRTYTTTSGSIIFTRDDRSNIDISNASESEILNLRKSEIGYVSQFLQILPRVSAVDVVSEQLIFKGESEISSREKAKDLLSYLSIREELFDLSPLTFSGGEQQRVNIAKGIIAPKSLLLLDEPTASLDKTNTMKVVEKLKDLKKQGVAMVGIFHDLEAMKIISDRIYELERVK